A stretch of Paludisphaera borealis DNA encodes these proteins:
- a CDS encoding GH36-type glycosyl hydrolase domain-containing protein, with protein MSSSFIEAPSESADDTERALVERLDPNREGPIRGELLGLDRLERQARRLATACTLAPAKRAASPLLKRFADNAKVLRRVHGLITAGGEHIRGIDVEWLLDNFHIVDDVLKEVRQDMPHGYDVVLPKLDGPALKGYPRVYAISVALAAHTDSELDEARINRFVAAFQDKAALTIGELWALPTMLRLVLLENLRRLADQMVWSWEERHRADAWLAHAAPLDASHRTGGKTAPPSFGRLSGPFVARLIQVLRDHGPAAAGVLQKLKAAIEANGDEADNIVDREHHRQAANQVTVGNCVISLRLLSAVDWNAYFEEHSLVQAILRDDPSGIYPHQDFPTSDRCRKAVERIARGSHADELAVARRAVAMAAEAGEHNPRRGNVAYYLVDKGAHDLGTAFHYKTPVRDRVLNWVHAHPRFVYFGAIFLVMAAISTAVFILAGSPSRFDFLLGLLGLAVLIVVSELAVGLINHFLTILLPPKVLAKLEFKDGVPDEFRTFVVIPTMLAKLNNAPALLERLEIHYLSNPDPNLRFALLTDFADAPQEHMPDDQKLIDDALARVRTLNARYAAAGEPDVFYLFHRRRLWNPSQGVWMGWERKRGKLSEFNKLLRGDVSGSYNVFSVDPSTLPRFRFVITLDSDTQMPRDTAGRLVGTIAHPLNQPRFDRASGRVVEGYGVLQPRVSFHLTAATHSRFAALLASSGGIDPYSTAASDAYMDLFDVGSFTGKGVYDVDAFEEATGSIFPENRILSHDLIEGNYVRCGLLSDTEVFDDFPARYHAYARREHRWIRGDWQLLPWLAPRVPMPTGSRPNPLPTLERWKLFDNLRRSLVPLALVTMLALGWMIAPGPAWLWTVLALAVVGLPLVKWSTAVTMGAIRSGSLAPFKAWRDSLPSLGGQALLSLVLLPDQARLAGDAIARTLYRQFVSGKRMLEWETAASAEQRLGGELRDFAKTMWQSSVIAALILVAVGWVRPSSLWVAGPILAAWLLSPVVAWWISRPLPTTQSLLTEADRLALRRLTRKTWGYFETFVGDDDNWLPPDNFQEYPDGRIAHRTSPTNMGLLLASTLTAHDLGYLSLGAMVGRLERTFDTLDRLETHWGHFYNWYDTQTLEPLPPAYISTVDSGNMLGCLVALRQGLLEKLNAPTFSPAVTAGLADALRLAIEGGVAGTRFKLILVEPGDDLPAWRSRLERLENEAARLVESVASKADSAQLWSRRLLAQIQTHRADLDAGDLSPRLKSLADRADAMGRAMEFGPLYKTERNLYAIGCNLAQGRLDGACYDLLASESALTSYLTVARGDAPRKHWFQLGRPYIKAAGKIGLISWGGTMFEYLMPRLLLKSLPTTLLAEAARTAVARQIEYGRQLGLPWGISESAFASQYLEGDYRYQAFGAPGLGLKQGLDRDRVIAPYATAMATMVAPREAVDNLKRLTAEGGEGIYGYYEAIDYTADRLTPGQRSVVVKSYMSHHQGMSLVAVANVLLGDAMPRRFHAEPMVRAAELLLQERVPRDTPLIDVDAETAAESEDSSATPAERPVSASLLSRRLTTPATLAPRTHLLSNSQYHVMVTNAGSGSSACRGVDVTRWREDPTREAWGQFVYVRDASSGLFWSAGFQPVCRPADDDEIVFAVDKASFRRRDGEIETRMEVTVSPEQLAEVRRLTLTNHGTRPRTLEVTSYAEAVLASHDADLAHPAFHKLFLETEWIAESSALLCRRRPRSPRDQPLWAVHVIAADGSAPGGAVEGEVGYETDRARFLGRGRTPADPAALDPGSALSGTTGAVLDPIFSLRRRVTLAPGGSAVLAFTTAVADNRAGALALADQYHGFSAAARAFELAWAHRQAEHGHRQWSPEEGHLFQRLASHLLFAGPTLRGRPDLLEPAEPAPVVFSRLGLNLHRPIVVARLGEASELTTVRQLAAAQDFLRIKGLEFDLVLLYDGRDGALDEPLQALAREAGIFLIRTAALDDSARGLLRAAARVVLDAARGPLSAQLDHLEWSPALPDPLTASPPDGPWRDTPIALPDGLLFANGLGGFSADGREYLILIDTPERAGGDPSSHAGRQPLPRPALAPAPWSNVVANPTFGFLTTESGAQTTWAGNSQTNRLTSWSNDPVSDPSAEVVYLRDEDAGQVWCPTPLPVPSTGPVLVRHGQGYTTFERNSHGIAHELTLFVAPDASVKFFRLRVTNASGRPRRLSATLYAEWVLGTNRDRSAMHVVTELDADTGAILARNAFRDEFGDGVAFLDVDRRPRTVTGDRGEFLGRHGSIANPSALGQVELSGRVGPALDPCGAIQTKFDLAPGAVQEVVFLLGWADGPAEARDLITRHKAAGAGAVLDRVKAHWDAILGTVQVQTPDPAFDLLLNRWLLYQTTSCRLWGRTSFYQSGGAFGFRDQLQDVMALCHAAPDAARAHIVLSASRQFVEGDVQHWWHPPSGRGVRTRCSDDYLWLPFAVAHYIATTGDRAILQAVAPYLEAPTLAAGQDDDYRLPAVSAQSATLHDHCVRALDRSGERGPHGLPLIGGGDWNDGLSRVGIEGRGESVWLAWFLIVVLRRFAEVCDADRAESYRRQAVDLMETVEREGWDGGWYRRAYFDDGAPLGSAANDECRIDSIAQSWAVIAGADAARCDVATAAVLEHLVRDADKLILLLAPPFDCSSPDPGYIQGYVPGTRENGAQYTHAAAWVVEAAALLGRGDLAVKLFAYLNPINHALCKDDVARYKNEPYVLAGDVFSKPPHVGRGGWSWYTGSASWLYRIGLETILGFHRRGDRLIIAPRIPASWERFQIVYRYGATTYRIEVVRSDERDEETPEIMLVDDGRTHQVRVVVTG; from the coding sequence ATGAGTTCATCGTTTATTGAGGCGCCCTCGGAGTCGGCCGACGACACGGAGCGGGCGCTCGTCGAGCGGCTGGACCCGAACCGCGAGGGACCGATCCGGGGCGAGCTGCTCGGGCTCGATCGGCTCGAACGGCAGGCGCGGAGGCTGGCGACGGCTTGCACGCTGGCGCCGGCGAAGCGCGCGGCCAGCCCGCTCTTGAAGCGGTTCGCCGACAACGCCAAGGTTCTCCGACGCGTCCACGGCTTGATCACGGCCGGCGGCGAGCACATCCGTGGGATCGACGTCGAGTGGCTGCTCGACAACTTCCACATCGTCGACGACGTTCTCAAGGAAGTCCGTCAGGACATGCCGCACGGCTATGACGTCGTCCTGCCCAAGCTCGACGGGCCGGCGCTCAAGGGCTACCCGCGCGTTTATGCGATCTCGGTCGCCCTGGCCGCCCACACCGACAGCGAACTCGACGAGGCGCGGATCAATCGGTTCGTGGCCGCGTTCCAGGACAAGGCCGCGCTGACGATCGGCGAACTCTGGGCGTTGCCGACGATGCTCCGGCTGGTACTGCTCGAAAACCTCCGGCGGCTGGCCGACCAGATGGTCTGGTCGTGGGAGGAGCGGCATCGGGCCGACGCCTGGCTGGCCCACGCCGCGCCCCTCGACGCCTCGCACCGAACCGGCGGCAAGACCGCCCCGCCGTCGTTCGGCAGGCTCAGCGGCCCGTTCGTCGCGCGGCTGATCCAGGTGCTGCGCGACCACGGCCCTGCCGCGGCCGGCGTGCTGCAAAAGCTGAAGGCCGCGATCGAGGCGAACGGGGACGAGGCCGACAACATCGTCGACCGCGAGCACCACCGCCAGGCCGCGAACCAGGTGACGGTCGGCAACTGCGTCATCAGCCTGCGGCTGCTCTCGGCCGTCGATTGGAACGCGTATTTCGAGGAGCACAGCCTCGTCCAGGCGATCCTCCGCGACGACCCATCGGGCATTTATCCGCATCAAGACTTTCCCACGTCCGACCGCTGCCGCAAGGCCGTCGAGCGGATCGCGCGCGGGTCCCACGCCGACGAGCTGGCCGTCGCCCGCCGCGCCGTGGCGATGGCCGCCGAGGCCGGCGAACACAACCCCCGGCGCGGCAACGTCGCCTACTACCTCGTCGACAAGGGCGCCCACGACCTCGGCACCGCCTTCCACTACAAGACGCCGGTCCGCGATCGCGTGCTGAACTGGGTCCACGCGCACCCTCGATTCGTCTACTTCGGCGCGATCTTTTTGGTGATGGCCGCGATCTCGACCGCCGTCTTCATCCTTGCGGGGAGTCCCTCGCGCTTTGACTTCCTACTCGGTCTGCTCGGCCTGGCCGTCCTGATCGTCGTCAGTGAGTTGGCCGTCGGCCTGATCAACCATTTTCTGACGATCCTCTTGCCCCCCAAGGTGCTGGCCAAGCTGGAGTTCAAGGACGGCGTTCCCGACGAGTTTCGGACGTTCGTGGTCATCCCGACGATGCTCGCGAAGCTGAACAACGCGCCGGCGCTTTTGGAACGGCTCGAAATCCACTACCTGTCGAACCCCGACCCGAACCTCCGGTTCGCACTGCTGACCGACTTCGCCGACGCTCCCCAGGAGCACATGCCCGACGATCAGAAGTTGATCGACGACGCGCTCGCCCGCGTTCGGACGCTCAATGCGCGGTACGCGGCGGCCGGCGAGCCCGACGTCTTCTACCTGTTCCATCGGCGGCGGCTCTGGAACCCGTCGCAAGGGGTCTGGATGGGCTGGGAGCGGAAGCGCGGCAAGCTTTCGGAATTCAACAAGCTGTTGCGCGGAGATGTGAGCGGTAGTTACAACGTCTTCAGCGTTGATCCGTCGACCTTGCCTCGATTCCGGTTCGTGATCACGCTCGATTCCGACACCCAGATGCCGCGCGACACGGCGGGAAGGCTCGTCGGCACGATTGCGCACCCGCTCAACCAGCCGCGATTCGACCGCGCCAGCGGCCGGGTGGTCGAGGGCTACGGCGTACTCCAGCCCCGGGTCAGCTTCCACCTGACGGCGGCCACGCACTCGCGGTTCGCGGCGCTCCTGGCCTCGTCGGGCGGTATCGACCCGTACTCGACGGCGGCGTCCGACGCCTACATGGACCTGTTCGACGTCGGCAGTTTCACGGGCAAGGGGGTCTACGACGTCGACGCCTTCGAGGAGGCGACGGGGTCGATCTTCCCGGAAAACCGGATCTTGAGCCACGATCTGATCGAGGGCAACTACGTCCGCTGCGGCTTGCTCAGCGACACCGAGGTGTTCGACGACTTCCCCGCGCGATACCACGCCTACGCCCGGCGCGAGCATCGCTGGATTCGGGGCGACTGGCAACTGCTGCCGTGGTTGGCTCCGCGTGTGCCGATGCCGACAGGGAGCCGGCCGAACCCGCTGCCGACGCTCGAAAGATGGAAGTTGTTCGACAACCTCCGTCGCAGCCTGGTCCCACTCGCGCTCGTGACGATGTTGGCGTTGGGCTGGATGATCGCGCCGGGCCCGGCGTGGCTCTGGACGGTCCTCGCCCTGGCGGTGGTGGGTCTGCCGCTGGTCAAGTGGTCGACGGCCGTGACGATGGGGGCGATCCGGAGCGGATCGCTGGCGCCGTTCAAGGCGTGGCGTGACAGCCTGCCGTCGCTGGGAGGCCAGGCGCTCCTGTCGCTCGTCCTCCTGCCCGATCAGGCCCGGCTGGCGGGCGACGCGATCGCGCGGACGCTGTACCGGCAGTTCGTGAGCGGCAAACGGATGCTCGAATGGGAGACGGCGGCGTCGGCCGAGCAGCGGCTCGGCGGCGAGCTTCGCGACTTCGCGAAGACGATGTGGCAGTCGTCGGTCATCGCGGCGTTGATCCTGGTCGCGGTTGGATGGGTTCGTCCGTCGTCCCTCTGGGTCGCCGGCCCGATCCTCGCGGCCTGGTTGCTGTCGCCGGTCGTCGCGTGGTGGATCAGCCGGCCGCTGCCGACGACCCAATCGCTGCTGACCGAGGCCGACCGCTTGGCGCTTCGACGGCTGACCCGGAAGACGTGGGGGTACTTCGAGACGTTCGTCGGCGACGACGACAACTGGCTTCCGCCCGACAACTTCCAGGAATACCCCGACGGCCGGATCGCCCACCGAACCTCGCCGACCAACATGGGGCTGCTGTTGGCCTCGACCCTCACCGCGCACGACCTCGGCTATCTCTCCCTCGGGGCGATGGTCGGGCGCCTGGAGAGGACTTTCGACACGCTCGACCGGCTCGAAACCCACTGGGGACACTTCTACAACTGGTACGACACCCAGACGTTGGAACCGTTGCCTCCTGCCTATATCTCGACCGTCGACAGCGGCAACATGCTCGGCTGCCTCGTGGCGCTGCGGCAAGGGCTGCTTGAGAAGCTCAACGCGCCGACGTTTTCGCCGGCCGTCACGGCGGGCCTGGCCGATGCACTGAGACTGGCGATCGAGGGGGGCGTTGCCGGAACACGGTTCAAGCTGATCCTTGTCGAGCCCGGCGACGACCTTCCCGCGTGGCGAAGCCGGCTCGAACGGCTGGAGAACGAGGCGGCGCGGCTCGTCGAATCGGTCGCGTCGAAGGCTGATTCCGCGCAGCTTTGGTCGCGCCGGTTGCTGGCGCAGATCCAGACGCACCGGGCCGATCTGGACGCGGGCGACCTGTCGCCACGCCTCAAGAGCCTGGCTGACCGGGCCGACGCGATGGGCCGGGCGATGGAGTTCGGGCCGCTGTACAAGACCGAGCGGAACCTTTATGCGATCGGCTGCAACCTGGCGCAGGGGAGGCTCGACGGCGCGTGCTACGACCTGCTGGCGTCGGAGTCGGCGTTGACGAGCTACCTGACGGTCGCGCGCGGCGACGCCCCGCGCAAGCACTGGTTCCAGCTCGGCCGGCCGTACATCAAGGCGGCGGGCAAAATCGGCCTGATCTCCTGGGGCGGGACGATGTTCGAGTACCTGATGCCCCGGCTCTTGCTCAAGAGCCTGCCGACCACGCTGCTGGCCGAGGCCGCCCGCACGGCCGTCGCCCGCCAGATCGAGTACGGCCGCCAGCTCGGCCTGCCGTGGGGGATTTCCGAATCGGCGTTCGCCTCGCAGTACCTGGAAGGCGACTACCGCTATCAGGCGTTCGGCGCGCCGGGATTGGGCCTCAAGCAGGGGCTCGACCGCGACCGGGTGATCGCCCCCTACGCCACCGCGATGGCCACGATGGTCGCGCCGCGCGAGGCCGTCGACAACCTCAAGCGGCTGACGGCCGAGGGCGGCGAGGGGATCTACGGCTATTACGAGGCGATCGACTACACGGCCGACCGCCTCACGCCCGGCCAGCGGTCGGTTGTGGTGAAATCTTATATGAGCCACCACCAGGGGATGAGCCTCGTGGCGGTCGCGAACGTGTTGCTCGGCGACGCCATGCCGCGTCGGTTCCATGCCGAGCCCATGGTCCGCGCGGCCGAGCTGCTGCTGCAAGAGCGCGTCCCCCGCGATACGCCGCTGATCGACGTCGACGCCGAGACCGCCGCCGAGTCGGAGGATTCCAGCGCGACCCCGGCGGAACGGCCGGTGTCGGCGAGCCTCTTGAGCCGCCGGTTGACCACGCCGGCGACGCTCGCGCCCCGGACGCATCTGCTGTCGAACTCGCAGTATCATGTGATGGTCACGAACGCCGGCTCGGGGTCGAGCGCGTGTCGCGGCGTCGACGTGACCCGATGGCGCGAAGACCCCACCCGCGAGGCCTGGGGCCAGTTCGTCTACGTCCGCGACGCGTCGAGCGGGCTGTTCTGGTCGGCCGGGTTTCAGCCCGTCTGCCGGCCGGCGGACGACGACGAGATCGTCTTCGCCGTCGACAAGGCGTCGTTCCGCCGTCGTGACGGCGAGATCGAGACGCGGATGGAAGTGACCGTCTCGCCCGAGCAGCTCGCCGAGGTCCGCCGCCTGACCCTCACCAACCACGGCACCCGCCCGCGCACGCTCGAAGTCACCAGCTACGCCGAGGCCGTGCTGGCCTCGCACGACGCCGACCTGGCGCACCCGGCGTTCCACAAGCTGTTCCTGGAGACGGAGTGGATCGCCGAATCGTCGGCCTTGCTCTGCCGCCGCCGTCCCAGGTCGCCGCGCGACCAGCCGCTCTGGGCCGTCCACGTGATCGCCGCCGACGGCTCGGCGCCGGGGGGCGCGGTCGAGGGGGAAGTCGGCTACGAGACCGACCGCGCCCGGTTTTTGGGCCGGGGCCGGACCCCCGCCGATCCCGCCGCCCTCGATCCGGGCTCGGCCCTTTCGGGGACGACCGGGGCGGTGCTCGATCCGATCTTCAGCCTGCGACGTCGCGTGACGCTCGCGCCGGGCGGCTCGGCCGTGTTGGCCTTCACGACGGCGGTCGCCGACAACCGCGCCGGGGCGCTCGCGCTGGCCGACCAGTACCACGGCTTCAGCGCCGCGGCGAGGGCGTTCGAGCTGGCCTGGGCGCACCGCCAGGCCGAGCACGGGCACCGCCAGTGGTCGCCCGAGGAAGGCCATCTGTTCCAGCGGCTGGCCTCGCATCTGCTGTTCGCCGGCCCGACCCTGCGCGGTCGCCCGGACCTGCTCGAACCGGCCGAGCCGGCGCCGGTGGTTTTCAGCCGCCTCGGGCTCAACCTCCACCGGCCGATCGTCGTCGCCCGGCTGGGCGAGGCGTCCGAATTGACCACGGTCCGACAGCTCGCCGCCGCCCAGGACTTCCTGCGGATCAAGGGGCTGGAATTCGATCTCGTCCTGCTCTACGACGGCCGCGACGGCGCGCTCGACGAGCCGTTGCAAGCCCTGGCCCGCGAGGCCGGGATCTTCCTGATCCGGACGGCGGCCCTCGACGACTCGGCGCGCGGGCTGCTGCGGGCGGCGGCCCGGGTCGTCCTCGACGCCGCGCGCGGGCCGCTTTCGGCCCAGCTCGATCACCTCGAATGGTCCCCGGCGCTCCCCGATCCGCTCACGGCCTCGCCCCCGGACGGCCCCTGGCGCGACACGCCCATCGCCTTGCCCGATGGCCTCCTGTTCGCCAATGGACTGGGCGGCTTCAGCGCCGACGGTCGCGAATATCTGATTCTGATCGACACTCCGGAACGGGCCGGCGGCGATCCATCAAGCCATGCGGGACGTCAGCCGTTGCCCCGCCCGGCGCTCGCGCCGGCACCCTGGAGCAACGTCGTCGCCAACCCGACGTTCGGGTTCCTGACGACCGAGAGCGGCGCGCAGACCACCTGGGCCGGCAACAGCCAGACCAACCGCCTGACCTCCTGGAGCAACGATCCGGTCTCCGACCCGTCGGCCGAGGTCGTCTACCTCCGCGACGAGGACGCCGGACAGGTCTGGTGCCCGACGCCGTTGCCCGTCCCCTCGACCGGTCCGGTTCTCGTCCGCCATGGCCAGGGGTATACGACCTTCGAGCGCAACAGCCACGGAATCGCGCACGAGCTGACGCTGTTCGTGGCACCCGACGCGTCGGTCAAGTTCTTCCGGCTGCGGGTCACGAACGCGAGCGGACGGCCGCGACGGCTCTCGGCCACGCTGTACGCCGAGTGGGTTCTCGGCACCAATCGCGACCGTTCGGCCATGCACGTCGTCACCGAACTGGACGCCGACACCGGCGCGATCCTGGCCCGCAACGCGTTTCGCGACGAGTTCGGCGACGGGGTCGCGTTCCTCGACGTCGACCGCCGGCCCCGGACCGTCACCGGCGACCGAGGCGAGTTCCTCGGCCGCCACGGGTCGATCGCCAACCCCTCGGCCCTCGGCCAGGTCGAGCTTTCCGGCCGCGTCGGCCCCGCCCTCGACCCCTGCGGCGCGATCCAGACGAAGTTCGACCTCGCGCCCGGCGCGGTTCAAGAGGTCGTCTTCCTGCTCGGCTGGGCCGATGGTCCGGCCGAGGCCCGCGACCTGATTACCCGCCACAAAGCGGCCGGCGCGGGGGCGGTGCTCGACCGCGTGAAAGCCCACTGGGACGCGATCCTCGGGACCGTCCAGGTCCAGACGCCCGACCCGGCCTTCGACCTGCTTTTGAACCGCTGGCTGCTGTACCAGACGACGAGTTGCCGCCTCTGGGGCCGGACGTCGTTCTACCAGTCGGGCGGGGCGTTCGGCTTCCGCGACCAGCTTCAGGACGTCATGGCCCTTTGCCACGCCGCTCCCGACGCCGCCCGCGCGCACATCGTGCTGTCGGCCTCGCGTCAGTTCGTCGAGGGGGACGTCCAGCACTGGTGGCATCCGCCGTCGGGCCGAGGGGTTCGCACGCGGTGCTCCGACGACTACCTGTGGTTGCCGTTCGCCGTCGCGCACTACATCGCGACGACCGGCGACCGGGCGATTCTCCAGGCCGTTGCGCCGTACCTCGAAGCCCCCACGCTGGCCGCCGGTCAGGACGACGACTACCGGCTGCCGGCGGTTTCCGCCCAGTCGGCGACGCTCCACGACCACTGCGTCCGGGCGCTCGACCGCTCGGGCGAGCGCGGGCCGCACGGGCTGCCGTTGATCGGCGGCGGCGACTGGAACGACGGGTTGAGCCGGGTCGGGATCGAAGGCCGCGGCGAGAGCGTCTGGCTGGCCTGGTTCCTGATCGTCGTCCTCCGACGATTCGCCGAAGTCTGCGACGCCGACCGGGCCGAATCTTATCGCCGCCAGGCCGTCGACCTGATGGAGACCGTCGAGCGCGAGGGCTGGGACGGCGGCTGGTATCGTCGCGCTTACTTCGACGACGGCGCGCCTCTGGGGTCGGCCGCGAACGACGAGTGCCGGATCGACTCGATCGCCCAATCATGGGCCGTGATCGCCGGCGCCGACGCCGCGCGATGCGACGTCGCGACGGCCGCCGTGCTGGAGCATCTCGTCCGCGACGCCGACAAGCTGATCTTGCTCCTCGCCCCGCCGTTCGACTGCTCGTCGCCCGATCCCGGCTACATCCAGGGCTATGTCCCCGGCACGCGTGAGAACGGGGCCCAATACACGCACGCCGCCGCCTGGGTCGTCGAGGCCGCCGCGCTCCTGGGGCGAGGCGATCTGGCTGTGAAGCTATTCGCGTATCTCAATCCGATCAACCACGCACTTTGTAAAGACGACGTCGCGCGTTACAAAAACGAGCCCTACGTCCTGGCCGGCGACGTGTTCAGCAAGCCCCCGCACGTGGGTCGGGGGGGCTGGAGCTGGTACACAGGATCGGCAAGCTGGCTGTACCGGATCGGCCTGGAAACGATCCTCGGCTTCCACCGTCGCGGTGATCGCCTGATCATCGCCCCGCGAATTCCGGCGAGCTGGGAACGGTTCCAGATCGTCTATCGATATGGGGCGACGACCTACCGGATCGAAGTCGTCAGGTCGGACGAACGCGACGAGGAAACTCCCGAGATCATGCTCGTCGACGACGGCCGGACGCATCAGGTGCGGGTCGTGGTGACCGGCTGA
- a CDS encoding ABC transporter ATP-binding protein — translation MSRQSKWKGLRDVGRELGQIRRRGRQVWRLVPWRHRCALGFALVVMCLASAAGTAIPIYLGKLFESVNPSNVQSTARDQIARTAGLYLGLIGVAYIVRETMNVFRRYLVENTCTRIDKDMCVRLVAHLMKVDLASLAEDQVGALYGRVTRSADGFVRFLRISFLDFVPALFTGGFAVAATLAKQPWIALAMVGVVPISLGLTVAQLVTQKGIRLDLLRTREKMDGTVVEQLTGIDYVRAANTHRRETRRVAKAAETRRGKELRHHFEMSLFGCGKALNEGFFHILVLAFAVYLYLQGQITHGDILTFSVLYLNVMAPLNEVHRFIDEAHESSIRVGDLIELLREPVDPSFKPVDPRTPVLTLGEPLFVAEDVEVKYRHASETGRPALNGASLVIRHGETIGMAGRSGCGKTTWLRVLMRLIHPTGGKVEFGGVPLASVSRESIGDLVGYVGQNPFVFAGTIAQNIAYGCTGASPEAIRQAAESACIHQEILMMPGGYKARVAERGQNLSGGQRQRLALARIFLKNPPILILDEGTSALDNISERLVQKAINVARADRTVILVAHRLTTLLETDRIIVFEDGKVVETGSYGDLVQADGAFADLVRSAVSGILDPDEEAVEAAGERETN, via the coding sequence ATGTCGCGACAGAGTAAATGGAAGGGATTGCGGGACGTCGGCCGCGAGCTGGGGCAGATCCGCCGGCGCGGGCGGCAGGTCTGGCGGCTGGTGCCGTGGCGGCACCGTTGCGCCCTGGGATTCGCACTCGTCGTCATGTGCCTCGCCAGCGCGGCGGGCACGGCGATCCCGATCTACCTGGGCAAGCTGTTCGAGTCGGTCAACCCGTCGAACGTCCAGTCGACCGCGCGCGATCAGATCGCCCGCACCGCCGGGCTCTACCTCGGGCTGATCGGCGTGGCCTACATCGTCCGCGAGACGATGAACGTGTTCCGCCGCTATCTGGTCGAAAACACCTGCACCCGGATCGATAAGGATATGTGTGTGCGCCTGGTCGCGCACTTGATGAAGGTCGACCTCGCCTCGCTGGCCGAGGACCAGGTGGGGGCGCTCTACGGCCGGGTGACGCGCAGCGCCGATGGGTTCGTGCGGTTCTTGCGGATCAGCTTCCTCGACTTCGTCCCGGCCTTGTTCACCGGCGGGTTCGCGGTCGCCGCGACGTTGGCCAAGCAGCCGTGGATTGCACTGGCGATGGTCGGCGTCGTGCCGATCTCGCTCGGCCTGACGGTCGCCCAGCTTGTCACTCAGAAGGGCATCCGGCTCGACCTGCTGCGGACCCGCGAGAAGATGGACGGCACGGTGGTCGAGCAGCTCACCGGCATCGACTACGTCCGCGCCGCGAACACCCACCGCCGCGAGACCCGCCGCGTGGCCAAGGCCGCCGAGACCCGCCGCGGCAAGGAGCTGCGGCACCATTTCGAGATGTCGCTGTTCGGCTGTGGCAAGGCGCTCAACGAGGGCTTCTTCCACATCCTCGTTCTCGCCTTCGCCGTCTACCTGTACCTTCAGGGGCAGATCACCCACGGCGACATCCTGACGTTCTCGGTTCTTTACTTGAACGTCATGGCTCCTTTGAACGAGGTTCACCGGTTCATCGACGAGGCGCACGAGAGCAGCATCCGCGTGGGCGACCTGATCGAGCTGTTGCGCGAGCCTGTCGACCCGTCGTTCAAGCCTGTCGACCCCCGTACGCCGGTTCTGACCCTGGGCGAGCCGTTGTTCGTCGCCGAGGACGTCGAGGTCAAGTATCGCCACGCCTCCGAGACCGGCCGCCCGGCGCTCAACGGGGCGTCGCTGGTGATCCGCCACGGCGAGACGATCGGCATGGCGGGGCGGTCGGGGTGCGGCAAGACGACCTGGCTGCGCGTCTTGATGCGGCTGATCCACCCAACCGGCGGCAAGGTCGAGTTCGGCGGCGTGCCGCTCGCGAGCGTCTCGCGCGAGTCGATCGGCGACCTCGTCGGCTACGTCGGCCAGAACCCGTTCGTATTCGCCGGCACGATCGCGCAGAACATCGCCTACGGATGCACCGGCGCTTCGCCCGAGGCGATCCGCCAGGCCGCCGAATCGGCCTGCATCCATCAAGAGATCCTGATGATGCCCGGCGGCTACAAGGCCCGCGTCGCCGAGCGCGGGCAGAACCTTTCGGGAGGCCAGCGGCAGCGGCTGGCGCTCGCGCGGATCTTCCTCAAGAACCCGCCGATCCTGATCCTCGACGAGGGGACCTCGGCCCTCGACAACATCAGCGAGCGGCTCGTCCAGAAGGCCATCAACGTCGCGCGGGCCGACCGCACGGTGATCCTCGTGGCCCACCGGCTGACGACCCTGCTGGAGACCGATCGGATCATCGTCTTCGAGGACGGCAAGGTCGTCGAGACCGGCTCGTACGGCGACCTCGTCCAGGCCGACGGCGCCTTCGCCGACCTCGTCCGCTCCGCCGTCTCCGGCATCCTCGACCCCGACGAGGAAGCCGTCGAGGCCGCCGGCGAACGCGAGACGAATTAG